Proteins encoded by one window of Paenibacillus sp. DCT19:
- a CDS encoding NADH:flavin oxidoreductase/NADH oxidase, which translates to MKDLFSPFTIKGMELKNRIVMSPMCQYSVDNKDGIATDWHYMHYVSRAVGGTGFIMIEMTDVEPDGRISDFDLGLWSDEQIPALKRIVDACHSYGAKVGIQIAHAGRKAEDAEVPVAPSAIAFDENSKTPRALTTDEVKGLVEKFRSAVARAVKAGFDTIEIHGAHGYLIHQFHSPLTNKRDDEYGKDLTLFGREIITAAKGEMPDHMPLLMRISAKEYVEGGYDLQESIQFAKEYQEAGVDMFDISSGGEGPIAAWGRPGTHAAYQVPLAKGIKNALNVPVIAVGRLDDPTLANAVIGNEEGDLVAVGRGLLRNPYWALEAASKLRKETQVPKQYTTGF; encoded by the coding sequence ATGAAAGATTTATTTAGCCCCTTTACAATAAAAGGCATGGAATTGAAGAACCGTATTGTAATGTCTCCTATGTGTCAATATTCGGTGGACAACAAAGATGGAATCGCCACCGATTGGCATTACATGCATTATGTAAGTCGGGCAGTGGGCGGTACAGGGTTTATTATGATTGAGATGACGGATGTTGAGCCAGATGGTCGAATTTCAGATTTCGATCTGGGCTTGTGGTCCGATGAACAAATTCCAGCATTGAAGAGAATTGTAGACGCTTGTCATAGCTACGGTGCAAAGGTAGGAATTCAAATTGCACATGCTGGCCGTAAAGCAGAGGATGCGGAAGTACCCGTTGCTCCATCTGCGATTGCTTTTGATGAAAACTCTAAAACACCGCGTGCTCTAACTACGGACGAGGTAAAAGGGCTGGTTGAAAAATTCCGTAGTGCGGTAGCTCGTGCAGTGAAAGCAGGATTTGATACGATTGAAATCCATGGTGCACATGGTTACCTAATTCATCAATTCCATTCACCACTGACGAACAAACGTGATGATGAGTATGGTAAAGATCTTACCTTGTTTGGTCGGGAAATCATCACAGCAGCGAAAGGTGAAATGCCGGATCATATGCCGCTTCTGATGCGCATTTCTGCTAAAGAATATGTAGAAGGTGGCTATGACCTTCAGGAGAGCATTCAATTTGCTAAAGAATATCAAGAAGCAGGTGTAGATATGTTTGATATTTCATCGGGTGGAGAAGGACCGATTGCTGCATGGGGCAGACCAGGTACACATGCTGCTTACCAGGTTCCACTAGCTAAAGGAATCAAAAATGCTCTAAATGTTCCAGTAATCGCCGTTGGACGACTAGATGATCCAACTTTGGCAAATGCCGTAATTGGAAACGAAGAGGGTGATCTGGTTGCCGTTGGTAGAGGATTGCTCAGAAATCCTTACTGGGCATTGGAAGCTGCTTCGAAATTAAGAAAAGAAACACAAGTTCCTAAACAATATACCACAGGCTTCTAA
- a CDS encoding SDR family oxidoreductase — MNYIQHKVIILTGASSGIGEATALYLAKHGATVVLAARNEEKLKALTDRIKNDGGQAYYKVTDVTVNEEVQALVNFTLDSVGRVDTLINCAGYMLFSMWDNAHVEEWEKMIDLNIKGTLYGIAAVLPHMKKQGQGQIINVGSIAGHAIGEGHGVYSATKYAMRAITESLRKEMSVKHNIQASLVSPGMIATNWQSTVTDQDVKSVLENLNEVAIDVEYVAETIGFVVNKPANVLINDVIVSPTSQEW, encoded by the coding sequence ATGAATTATATTCAACACAAAGTGATTATTTTGACAGGCGCATCTAGTGGCATAGGCGAAGCAACAGCATTGTATTTGGCTAAGCATGGGGCAACTGTTGTACTCGCAGCTCGAAATGAAGAGAAGTTGAAAGCATTGACTGATCGTATCAAAAATGATGGTGGCCAAGCATACTACAAAGTAACTGATGTAACCGTTAACGAAGAGGTTCAAGCGCTGGTCAACTTTACCTTGGATTCTGTGGGGCGCGTTGACACGTTAATTAATTGTGCAGGTTACATGCTGTTCTCTATGTGGGACAATGCACATGTTGAAGAGTGGGAGAAAATGATTGATCTAAATATCAAAGGAACATTGTATGGAATTGCTGCTGTACTACCCCATATGAAAAAACAAGGTCAAGGGCAAATTATTAATGTTGGCTCAATTGCTGGACATGCAATTGGAGAAGGACATGGTGTTTATAGCGCTACAAAATATGCGATGAGAGCAATAACGGAAAGTTTACGTAAAGAAATGTCCGTGAAACACAATATTCAGGCTTCCTTAGTGTCTCCTGGTATGATCGCAACAAATTGGCAAAGTACAGTTACAGACCAAGATGTTAAGTCAGTATTAGAGAATCTAAATGAAGTGGCTATTGATGTCGAATATGTAGCAGAGACTATTGGGTTTGTGGTGAATAAGCCTGCTAATGTTTTAATCAATGATGTAATCGTATCTCCTACTTCTCAAGAATGGTAA
- a CDS encoding LytTR family DNA-binding domain-containing protein, with product MIIKIAIVEDDINQARLLESHLTNYSAEKGLSFNIVHFSQAVALLENYDSNFDIIFMDIQLPYMNGMDAARSIRALDKTVILIFITNLTQYAIQGYEVEALDYMLKPVEYYDFALKMSRAMQRLNENPKDEILIPSDKGILKVSPKSIRYVETEGHHVIYHSVENSFRQYATISSIEKKMHGYDFFRCNNCYLVNLAYVQSVQGYTVTLDGGIELRISQPRKKAFVNKLMEYVREKDE from the coding sequence ATGATTATCAAAATCGCTATTGTAGAGGATGATATCAACCAGGCGCGTTTGTTAGAAAGTCATCTGACGAACTATAGTGCCGAAAAAGGACTTTCCTTCAATATCGTGCATTTCTCACAAGCTGTTGCACTGTTGGAGAATTACGACTCCAATTTTGATATCATATTCATGGATATTCAATTACCGTATATGAATGGAATGGACGCTGCGCGTAGTATCAGAGCACTCGATAAAACAGTGATCCTAATCTTCATTACCAATCTTACTCAGTACGCTATTCAAGGATATGAAGTGGAAGCGCTTGATTATATGTTAAAGCCGGTGGAGTACTATGATTTTGCCTTGAAAATGTCACGTGCCATGCAAAGACTTAACGAGAATCCCAAAGATGAAATACTTATCCCTTCGGACAAAGGAATCCTCAAAGTTTCTCCCAAAAGCATCCGCTATGTTGAAACAGAAGGGCATCATGTCATTTATCATTCGGTAGAAAATAGCTTCCGGCAGTATGCCACTATTTCATCTATCGAAAAAAAAATGCACGGATACGATTTCTTCAGATGCAATAATTGTTACTTGGTCAATCTGGCGTATGTTCAAAGCGTACAGGGATACACTGTTACATTAGATGGAGGCATTGAGCTACGGATCAGTCAGCCCAGAAAGAAAGCCTTTGTTAATAAACTAATGGAGTATGTGAGAGAAAAAGATGAATAG
- a CDS encoding ATP-binding protein encodes MDELLHAEKKQFESMRSEIELINMKCHDLRQQLSNVSYKLTNQELESLNAAIEVYDTSVKTGSDILDVILYKKQLYCEKNQIRMSCMADGRCLSFISPTHLYSLLSNGIENALEAVQSVTNDKKRTISITTGNESGIISIHITNYFNSDLIIKDDVIQTNKKNKDRHGFGIKSMRHITEQYNGTLTFHTDEDIFYLHIYFPR; translated from the coding sequence ATGGATGAACTACTGCATGCGGAGAAAAAACAGTTTGAAAGTATGCGAAGTGAAATAGAACTGATTAATATGAAATGTCACGATCTTCGGCAACAATTGTCAAATGTGAGTTACAAACTGACTAATCAAGAACTCGAGTCATTGAATGCTGCTATTGAAGTGTATGACACCTCCGTGAAAACCGGTAGTGATATCCTGGACGTAATTCTCTATAAAAAGCAGCTTTACTGTGAGAAAAATCAGATTCGAATGAGTTGCATGGCTGATGGTCGATGTTTGTCTTTTATTTCACCCACTCATCTATACTCTCTATTAAGCAACGGAATAGAAAATGCTCTGGAGGCTGTACAATCCGTAACCAATGATAAGAAGCGAACGATTTCGATTACAACAGGCAATGAAAGCGGTATCATTTCTATTCACATCACAAACTATTTTAATAGTGACCTGATCATCAAAGATGATGTGATACAAACAAATAAGAAAAACAAAGATCGTCATGGCTTTGGCATTAAGAGCATGCGGCATATTACAGAACAATACAATGGAACTCTAACGTTTCACACAGACGAAGATATTTTTTATCTTCATATCTATTTCCCTAGATAA
- a CDS encoding rhodanese-like domain-containing protein gives MFTSVLIGLLVAVRQLWPLSNLQYVSGQEFKKLQIEFLDYKVVDIRDSSQFSSEPTNGTINISLGRLPYVWQKHITPGEHIFILSQGKFKTKKAARILLKRGFRNLYVIKS, from the coding sequence ATGTTTACTTCTGTGCTTATTGGGTTGTTGGTTGCTGTACGCCAACTATGGCCATTATCAAATCTGCAATATGTCAGTGGTCAAGAATTCAAGAAACTACAAATTGAGTTTCTGGATTATAAAGTGGTGGATATACGGGATTCATCTCAATTTAGTTCAGAACCTACAAACGGAACTATTAATATTTCTTTGGGTCGACTTCCTTATGTATGGCAAAAGCATATTACTCCTGGGGAACATATCTTTATACTTTCACAAGGAAAGTTCAAAACTAAAAAAGCTGCACGTATATTGTTAAAGCGAGGATTCCGCAATCTATATGTCATTAAATCGTAG
- a CDS encoding MaoC family dehydratase gives MKFNEFFVGQTFKTKSLEITKEDITRFAAEFDPQYMHLDEEKAKEGRFNGIIASGVQTLAVSFKLWIETGSYGDDVIAGTAFNNIKFIKPVYPDDVLYNMVEVIEVKEKKNEAGLVTVKFSTFNSREELVFEGDLTVLVKK, from the coding sequence ATGAAATTTAATGAATTTTTTGTTGGCCAAACTTTTAAAACAAAATCTCTTGAGATCACGAAAGAGGATATTACGAGATTTGCAGCTGAGTTCGATCCTCAGTATATGCATTTAGATGAAGAGAAAGCCAAAGAGGGAAGATTTAATGGCATCATTGCTTCGGGAGTCCAAACTTTGGCGGTTTCATTTAAGCTGTGGATTGAAACGGGCAGTTATGGTGATGATGTTATTGCAGGAACCGCGTTCAATAATATCAAATTTATTAAACCCGTTTATCCTGATGATGTCTTGTATAACATGGTTGAAGTTATTGAAGTAAAAGAAAAGAAGAATGAAGCAGGGCTTGTTACGGTGAAGTTTTCTACTTTCAATAGCAGAGAGGAACTCGTTTTTGAAGGAGACTTAACGGTTCTGGTCAAGAAGTGA
- a CDS encoding MarR family winged helix-turn-helix transcriptional regulator, with protein sequence MKNNNDALNIWMSLTNSFTSIHDRLENALEEQYDLSLKEFYVLYFISNSEDKELRLQQVQELIGLSQSATSRLVVRMEAKNCGALERHVCEDDKRGIYTRITELGENKFHRALVTVNEILQKELQQGELTKVQSLFDKK encoded by the coding sequence TTGAAAAATAATAATGATGCCTTGAATATATGGATGTCATTGACAAATAGTTTTACCAGTATCCATGATAGATTGGAAAATGCTCTAGAAGAGCAGTATGATTTGTCGTTAAAGGAGTTTTATGTTTTATATTTTATATCAAATTCTGAAGATAAAGAGCTAAGATTGCAACAAGTACAAGAACTGATAGGTTTAAGTCAAAGTGCCACATCCCGTCTTGTTGTAAGAATGGAAGCAAAAAATTGTGGGGCATTAGAACGACATGTGTGTGAAGATGATAAAAGAGGAATTTACACTAGAATTACGGAGCTAGGAGAAAATAAATTCCATCGAGCTTTAGTAACCGTTAATGAAATTTTGCAAAAGGAACTTCAGCAGGGTGAGTTGACAAAAGTACAAAGCTTATTTGATAAAAAGTAA
- a CDS encoding nuclear transport factor 2 family protein, with amino-acid sequence MSKATLKDYEEIVNAMQGYIEGNIEGKGDVMKSTFHEDAIMYGYTNDGNLSTGSIRNLYELIDTLEPAKDLKYRIDVLDVAVTVAVVRIILEAPGIEYADYHTLLKIDGQWKVISKVFHQY; translated from the coding sequence ATGAGTAAAGCAACGTTGAAGGATTATGAAGAAATCGTTAATGCAATGCAGGGATACATTGAGGGGAATATCGAGGGTAAAGGCGATGTAATGAAATCTACCTTTCATGAAGATGCAATTATGTATGGTTATACAAATGATGGTAACCTCAGTACAGGTTCGATTCGAAATCTTTATGAATTGATCGACACGCTAGAACCCGCAAAAGATTTGAAATACAGAATTGATGTTCTAGATGTAGCGGTGACTGTTGCAGTAGTTCGAATTATTCTAGAGGCACCTGGCATTGAGTATGCAGATTATCACACGCTCCTTAAAATAGATGGTCAATGGAAAGTTATTTCTAAAGTGTTCCATCAATATTGA
- a CDS encoding SDR family oxidoreductase — MKVLVVGSNGQIGQKLIALLKESKDHSVRAMVRKKEQAEVYEKLGVETVLADLEGSVASIVEAVQGCDAIVFAAGSGGKTGDDKTLLIDLDGAGKTIEAAEIAGIDRFIMVSAIQANNRDNWHANILPYYAAKHYADKVLESSSLTYTIIRPGILLNEPGTGKVSAAENIIYGSIPREDVASTIIAALKEENTFRKTFDLITGEVSIVNALQQI, encoded by the coding sequence ATGAAAGTCTTAGTAGTGGGGTCAAATGGACAAATCGGACAAAAACTTATCGCATTATTAAAAGAAAGTAAGGATCACAGCGTTCGTGCGATGGTTCGAAAAAAAGAGCAGGCTGAAGTTTATGAGAAATTGGGTGTTGAAACTGTTCTTGCTGATTTGGAAGGCTCGGTTGCTTCCATTGTTGAAGCTGTTCAGGGTTGTGATGCTATTGTCTTCGCTGCGGGTTCCGGTGGTAAAACGGGCGATGATAAAACGTTGCTCATTGACTTGGACGGTGCAGGTAAGACTATTGAAGCTGCTGAAATAGCAGGCATTGACAGATTTATCATGGTCAGTGCAATTCAGGCTAACAATAGGGACAATTGGCATGCTAACATACTTCCATATTATGCTGCAAAGCATTATGCAGACAAAGTACTTGAGAGTAGCAGCTTAACATACACAATTATACGTCCAGGGATATTGTTGAATGAACCAGGAACAGGAAAGGTGTCTGCTGCTGAAAATATCATTTATGGTAGTATTCCACGTGAAGATGTGGCAAGCACCATTATTGCTGCATTAAAAGAAGAAAACACATTTAGAAAGACTTTTGATTTGATTACAGGAGAAGTATCAATTGTCAATGCGTTGCAACAAATTTGA